The following DNA comes from Anastrepha obliqua isolate idAnaObli1 chromosome 1, idAnaObli1_1.0, whole genome shotgun sequence.
TTACTTTCCTTTTATAATGAAACCGAATCACTGTCGCCATTCACCCTTTTTCGCAATTACTTCGTGTCCGTTTTTTTCATCTTCACCTTTGCCctaatttggttttgttttttgttttcagttgtCCTTTTGCACAGCGTGCCAATCTAATCGGAGAAATTCTTCTCGTCCGAAAAGCGCACATGATGTTGTTGCTTGAGGCGCGCTGCCGGCATTGGCCTGCTTTCACCCCTCACCGCGCCCGCCATTGCTGCTGTCGAAACTCCTGCTCCAGCTGCCTTTGCTGCCACCACGGCGGCCGCTGCCTTGGCGACCTCATTTGCTCGCGTGCCCGTCCAAATGTTGCCAACACCATCAATAGTGCTATTGttgtgcttttgttgttgtctcGTCCGGCTGTGACCGCCATCATTACCGCCGACGGCCAACCGGCCACGTCCTGTTGTCACGTTTATTTGCTTGTACGCGTTTCCTGTCACTCGCCGTTCGGCCGtcattgctgctgttgtttcgGCAGATGTTGGTTTTGCTGTCGcctttgttattattgttgttgctgctgctgcttgtaTTGTTTCATTGGCTTCACTTCCGTCGGATGTCTTTTCGTGTCCTTCATTGCTGGAGAGTGTCGGCGAGTCGGATATGGGCGGCGATGATGAGGTCCATTGCTCATCGCAGGAGCAATAACCGCGTGCCGTGTCGCCCCCCTCCAAGGCGAGCGAGTGCAGTTCGCGTAATCTTCGCAACTTTTGTTCTTGTCGCTTATAAGCTGCAGCTGTAGCTGCTGAGGCGTTGACGTTGATGTTGAAGTTGCCGTTGGCAGCGGTTGCGGAAGTCATTTGTTCTGGTCGTAatttttgttggtgttgttgttgcggcTGGTGTGCGTGCTGTTGAAGGGCTTGTTCTTGGTATATATTTACGGCTGTTGCTGATGATGCTAGTGAGGTTAGGGTCTGAGCTGTTGCTGGTtggttttgctgttgttgctttaaTGGTTGTACTGATGCTACTGACGGTTGaggtggtggcggtggtggtggtgtcgTTGTTGTCGATGACATTGATGATACGGATGTAGCTGATGCCGAATGCGCAAATTGCATGCGTTGCAGTGCTACCGGTTGCTGGTAGAAGGGAAAGGTTTGTGAGTATAGGCCTCcgtcttcttcctcttcttcgtgCTCGTTTCCTCCAATTCCCAGCTCGCCATCTTCTTCGTGCATATCCGCATTTAATTTATCACTTGAGCTGTAATGAACGGAAGAGAAATAGAAAGGGATTGAGTAAAAGATGTATTCGAATATTTCAAATCCATCAACAAAATTTattccacacatacatataccgatacatacataaatacaatgaAATATTCAACCTAaccgcaatatttttttttttttttttttattttttttatcccctttattttatacatctgtccattgacattaagtacgttgtttaacaatttggccaggatttacatacatcgcttaatgaccagtgccaaagcgataaaaattaaaataaacgaattaatactatatacaattaaatacaattaaataatatccaatacaagttttactctacataatacaaattttacaacaatttaacagcaatttaagccctttgcacatttattattttctagcattcattaagtcgcttggtcgagttctctttaagcgtctttcagtgtttttttccctttccagaagtttgttgatttctgcattattgtgtCCCTGTATTTTTCCAAAGTggcttcttgctatttttttggtctcttcgtctactgttgctatattaaaagtcctgtggatgtcatcatttttcgtgtacctgtcagacatggacaaaattcgaagaatcttcgattgctgtcgttgaatttttactaggtgtgactttttagccgttccccatacctgtagtccatatagccagattggtttaatcatggctttgtacaataatagcttgttctgtatagtaagtctggattttgtgctgactaaccaatgaagttgtcgaagcttttcttttatttgtttgaccttttgctttatgtggtgattccaatttagtttcgagtccaaatgtattccaaggtatttcgtagttggtttaattgtaattgctttgccatttatttttattggaactgcagtaaattttgttttggtagtaaatataacctgtacggttttgtcttcatttatttttaggcaccaattatcgaaccattccttaactgcgtttgtgtatcgctgcagtttttcagtagcgatagttAAGCTTTTATCCGATGCCAgtagtattgtatcgtctgcgaacgtagcaattgatgaattagtttcgtcaggaggtggtatgtctgcggtgaataaaacatatagtagaggtccaagaacgcttccttgcggaactccagcagttatttgatgaatatctgaacattgattgtcatatttaatatagaaacttcgattagttaggtagctttttatgataagatagtagtcaaaaggaatcattatttttattttgtggagtaagcctctgtgccacactttgtcaaacgctttagctacgtctaagaatactgccgcacaataacgattgttttcaaagtctgattggattttatttgtaattctgtggatctgttggatagtcgaatgtttttttctaaatccaaattgatgatccggtattatacgttttttctCCAGAAATTGGGTTAGTCGgtcatgcagtaatttttcagcaattttagatattgtcggtagtaagcttattggtctataagatgatacggtagttggatctttacccggttttggcaatgc
Coding sequences within:
- the LOC129236026 gene encoding lysine-specific demethylase 6B-like translates to MHEEDGELGIGGNEHEEEEEDGGLYSQTFPFYQQPVALQRMQFAHSASATSVSSMSSTTTTPPPPPPPQPSVASVQPLKQQQQNQPATAQTLTSLASSATAVNIYQEQALQQHAHQPQQQHQQKLRPEQMTSATAANGNFNINVNASAATAAAYKRQEQKLRRLRELHSLALEGGDTARGYCSCDEQWTSSSPPISDSPTLSSNEGHEKTSDGSEANETIQAAAATTIITKATAKPTSAETTAAMTAERRVTGNAYKQINVTTGRGRLAVGGNDGGHSRTRQQQKHNNSTIDGVGNIWTGTRANEVAKAAAAVVAAKAAGAGVSTAAMAGAVRGESRPMPAARLKQQHHVRFSDEKNFSD